Genomic segment of Rhodocaloribacter litoris:
GGACACCCGCGAGGAGCGCCGCCGCCGCATCTATGAGAACCGGCCGGACTACATGGCCACCTATGACCCCAACAAAACCGACCTCGACGGGATGATCCGCAAGGTCGGGGTCCTCGAGGTGCTCCCGGACGGCTACGGCTTCCTCCGCTCCGCCGAATACAACTACCTGCCCAGCCCGGACGACATCTACGTCTCGCCCTCGCAGATCAAGCGCTTCAGCCTCAAGCTCGGCGACACCGTCGACGGGGAAGTGCGCCCCCCCAAGGAAGGCGAGCGCTTCTTTGCCCTCATCCAGGTCAACACGGTCAACGGGCGCACGCCCGCCGAGCTCGAAGAGCGCGCCAGCTTCGACTACCTGACGCCCCTCTACCCCGAAGAGCACCTCAACCTGGAGACCACCGCGAACGAGTACAGCACCCGGATCCTGGACCTGTTCGCCCCCATTGGCAAGGGGCAGCGCGGCCTGATCGTGGCCCAGCCGAAGACCGGCAAGACGATCCTGCTCCAGAAGATCGCCAACGCCATCACGCGCAACCACCCCGAGGTTTACCTGATCATCCTCCTCGTCGACGAGCGGCCGGAGGAGGTGACCGACATGGAGCGCAACGTGCAGGCTGAAGTCATCGCCTCGACGTTCGATCAGGAACCCGAGCGCCACGTCGAAGTGGCCAACATCGTGCTGGAGAAAGCCAAGCGCCTCGTCGAGGCCGGCCAGGACGTGGTCATCCTGCTCGACTCGATCACCCGCCTGGCGCGGGCCCACAACGCCGTCACCCCGACGACGGGCAAGACCCTCTCCGGCGGGATGGAGGCCGGGGCCCTGCGCGGGCCCAAGCGCTTCTTCGGCGCCGCCCGGAACGTCGAGGAAGGCGGCTCGCTGACCATCATCGGCACCGCCCTGATCGACACCGGCAGCCGGATGGACGAGGTCATCTTCGAGGAATTCAAGGGCACCGGCAACATGGAGCTCGTGCTCGACCGCCAGCTGGCCGACCGCCGCATCTTCCCGGCCATCAACATCGTCAAGAGCGGCACCCGCCGCGAAGAGCTGCTCATCCCGGAAGCCAAGCTGCAACGCATCTGGATCCTGCGCAAACTGCTGGCCGACATGGAACCCGTCGAGGCCATGCAGTTCCTGCTCGACAAGATGCGCGGCACCCGGAACAACGACGAGTTCCTCGTGGTGATGAACTCCTGAGCGGCTGCCTTCGAACACGACCCGAGGGGCGTCTCCGGGCGGAGACGCCCCTTTCTTTGGGGGAGCAGGGCGGTTTTGCTATATTCCTCAAGAAACCCTACACGTCCAGACGATGGATCCATCCACCCGGCTTCGTGCCCTTTTGTTCGACCTCGACGGGGTGCTCGTCGACGTCTCGCGCTCCTACCGGCGGGCCATCGAGGAAACCACCTACCACTTCACCGGCCGCAACATCCTTCCCGGCACCATCCAGCGATACAAGAACGCCGGCGGGTTCAACGACGACTGGAAACTCACCCACGCGATCATCTCCGACATCGGGATGCAGGTGTCCTTCAGCCGCGTCGTCGAGGAGTTCCAGCGGCGCTATCTGGGGGACAACTGGAACGGATTCATCACCGAGGAAACCCCGCTGATCGAGACGCACACGCTGGAGGCGCTCGCCGGCACGGGCCGTGTCCTCGGCATCGTCACGGGCCGGCCCGAGGCCGAAGCGACGTGGACGATCAACCGCTTCGGGTGGCGACGCTACTTCCCGTTGCTGGTGCCCATGGAAAAGCAGGAGGGCCGGGGCAAACCCGACCCGTTTCCCCTGCAGTTCGCACTGGCCATGCTCGACGCCGCCGGCCGGCGCATCCAGCCCGAAGAGAGCGTCTATATCGGCGACTCGGTCGACGACATGGTGGCGGCCCGGGCTGCCGGCCTCTGGGCCATCGGCGTCGTGCCGCCGTACCTGGACCGGGAGGCCCATGCCGCCGTGCTCTACGAGCGCGGGGCCCACGTCGTCATCGACGACCTCGCCCGGCTCCCTTCGCTCATCGAAACCTTCGAGGAACGCGTCGCCGCCGGGGCGGCCGCCCGGAAGACCGCCTGAGGCCGGGCCGGTGGATGTGCGGGGCGGCGGTCATCTTTGCCGCCGGCGGCAATCTTTTCTCCCGCCGGCCCGTACGGCCGGGGCCCGTTTTGCCGGATCGTGCCCGTGCAGAGGGCGTATCGCCCGGATGACCGGATTTGGGCACGGGGCTTGTCGTTCCTTCCGTCCGGCACGGCGATCACGCGGCCGGGGACTCGGAGACTTTCGCTGCATGCCCCGCCTCGTGAAGTGTCGCAAGGTTATCCTCCGGTTGGCGAGAAGCCCGGTCCCGTAAGGCCGGGCTTCTTACCTTTTACGGCGCCGCCCGCACCCGGAAAGGCCCGGCCCGGATACCCGAAAGCGCACTTGATTTGTCTCGGGTCGGGGTCATATCTTAAATCGCTGGTGGGAAGCCTTCCGGTGTGCTCCGGCAATTCGCAGGTAGGCGATGGTATCCTCTCTTCCGGGCCGGGGCGCGCTGTTCGTATGCCGTTTGACACCTCGTCGGGTCCGATATGCCGTTTAGAGTGCTGGTAAGGAGAACGGATGAACCGTCTGCCGGGCCCGACGCGTACGTCTTTCACCAGGAGCGCGTCGTGGTCGGGCGGGACCGCGCCAGCGACCTGCACCTGGCCGATCCCAAGCGCATCGTCAGCAAGCAGCACGCGGAGATCGCCAGCAGCGGGGCCACCTTCACCGTGCGGGACCTCGGGAGCAAAAACTTCACGTACCTGAACGGCGAGCGGCTGCAATCGGAGCGGCCCTACGAGGTGCAACCGGGCGATGTCATCCGGATCGGCGACTTCGAGCTCTCGCTCGAAACGGTGGTGGCCCCGGCCGGGGAGCCGGCTCCACCACCCGACTACGACCGGACCGTCTTCGACGTCAGCTTCGTCAACCCGTTTCGGGAGGATGCCCGGCTGCTGGCTGCCACGCTCCGCAGCATCGGCAAGACGTACGCCGAGACCGACGCCGTGCGGCGCGACGAGGCGCTGGTCGAGGCCCTGCGCGAGGTGCTGGCCGAGGACGGCGCGCAGCCGGCCCACGCCGTGATTGCCCGCGCCCTCGGCCGTGAAGCCGCCGCCCCGTCCGTCCCGGCGCCGCCGGTCCGGGCCGCCGAGCCCGTTGAAACGTCGCCCGCCCGGCCTGCGGTGTCCCTGCCGCCCGCCGAGGGCCCGCGCCTGCTCCAGCTGCTCGACGTGCTCCTGCGCGTCGTCTCGCGCTTCATCGGAGCGCCCTGGCAGTTCCGCTACGAGTTCATCGGGCAGACGATCCTGCAGCCGGAGGAGACGGCCTTCCTGTACGAAGGCGACCCGGAGCTGCTGAAACGCCAGGTGCTCGATCCGTCCGTCCCGGAAGAGGTGGCCCGGCAGCGGATGCAACTGCTGGAAGAGGCCGCCGAGGACGTCTCGGTACACCAGATCGCCCTCC
This window contains:
- the rho gene encoding transcription termination factor Rho, whose product is MRELRSEGGNGRNGGRNARDERRGRRNRRNRDNREERRRNRDARDTRDVRDTRDTREERRRRIYENRPDYMATYDPNKTDLDGMIRKVGVLEVLPDGYGFLRSAEYNYLPSPDDIYVSPSQIKRFSLKLGDTVDGEVRPPKEGERFFALIQVNTVNGRTPAELEERASFDYLTPLYPEEHLNLETTANEYSTRILDLFAPIGKGQRGLIVAQPKTGKTILLQKIANAITRNHPEVYLIILLVDERPEEVTDMERNVQAEVIASTFDQEPERHVEVANIVLEKAKRLVEAGQDVVILLDSITRLARAHNAVTPTTGKTLSGGMEAGALRGPKRFFGAARNVEEGGSLTIIGTALIDTGSRMDEVIFEEFKGTGNMELVLDRQLADRRIFPAINIVKSGTRREELLIPEAKLQRIWILRKLLADMEPVEAMQFLLDKMRGTRNNDEFLVVMNS
- a CDS encoding HAD family hydrolase yields the protein MDPSTRLRALLFDLDGVLVDVSRSYRRAIEETTYHFTGRNILPGTIQRYKNAGGFNDDWKLTHAIISDIGMQVSFSRVVEEFQRRYLGDNWNGFITEETPLIETHTLEALAGTGRVLGIVTGRPEAEATWTINRFGWRRYFPLLVPMEKQEGRGKPDPFPLQFALAMLDAAGRRIQPEESVYIGDSVDDMVAARAAGLWAIGVVPPYLDREAHAAVLYERGAHVVIDDLARLPSLIETFEERVAAGAAARKTA
- a CDS encoding FHA domain-containing protein yields the protein MPFRVLVRRTDEPSAGPDAYVFHQERVVVGRDRASDLHLADPKRIVSKQHAEIASSGATFTVRDLGSKNFTYLNGERLQSERPYEVQPGDVIRIGDFELSLETVVAPAGEPAPPPDYDRTVFDVSFVNPFREDARLLAATLRSIGKTYAETDAVRRDEALVEALREVLAEDGAQPAHAVIARALGREAAAPSVPAPPVRAAEPVETSPARPAVSLPPAEGPRLLQLLDVLLRVVSRFIGAPWQFRYEFIGQTILQPEETAFLYEGDPELLKRQVLDPSVPEEVARQRMQLLEEAAEDVSVHQIALLDGYKAAVQEGAQRLLDPIDPAQIEAEVRQEQALYRLLPPLAKAEVLRRLQAQLQQLRAEDWSATERRTYRPAFIKAYLARMTSRRRARDPERR